In the Taeniopygia guttata chromosome 12, bTaeGut7.mat, whole genome shotgun sequence genome, one interval contains:
- the IL17RC gene encoding interleukin-17 receptor C isoform X1: protein MHALGPLLLGLVLVLGSAGGRGDPRDSLACSQGLTCRLLDTDVLCGTEPPGPRQELALARLRLEPALRCTEPKACVPCLEARVRLALPPAASTATGSRRLSVQPGTSGTEGSGDGGQRSPAAGASASRPNVTGLLLLSGLAYASSRCVAVEVWAPLGPTLHGRTVGWVIFRCFEAPLGSELHVSAYMNSRGRQRLSQQQRVPDCSWPAAQAAVPQCQVPRLRVSPGQKEVVVEVEGAAVGHSYTLRLYHNHSHGTSGPGRVVTTSSPMNYVLPADEVLPCLCLQVWPETRDPLRTTLCPFYHDAEAWERLWAQSQLVLHVEGQVLTCSLSAPCDLLAELVPCWQPVPSGPCQPLPGLQQPAGGKGPQEFGELRPHPNLCVQVWSGGQVRLTQCLRDRALPGRPDDLLLLEHGGNASLCAVERGACTPLASFTSRGAGHPGLLEQDLQQDVAVGQCQQLWHPSNRTGVVLWACPLHKYLRTHWALVWMGVLLGAACLLLLLLLKKEDVKGWLKSLRAGYGSKGVLQGRRALLLHAAEPVAERAACALMAALQSLGLTVVAAPGGGSGVAALGPLPWLHAQHHRALRDKDTIILLLSPAAVAAAQQWDAGARVVPESGAAESSLGPRQNPVPDDVPSVAPCEVFAAALSCAMPVLAVANGHYVVARLEALVPAVPPALRAAPAFAVPSQMEGFLRALAGPAQQRGRCLEPYVAAVAEALQRAVGQ, encoded by the exons ATGCACGCACTGGGGCCgctcctgctggggctggtgctggtgctggggtcGGCGGGTGGCCGTGGGGACCCCCGCGACAGCCTAGCCTGCTCCCAG GGCCTCACCTGCCGCCTCTTGG ACACCGATGTGCTGTGCGGGACGGAGCCCCCGGggcccaggcaggagctggcccTGGCTCGGCTGCGGCTGGAGCCGGCTCTGCGCTGCACCGAGCCCAAGGCCTGTGTGCCCTGCCTGGAGGCACGAGTGCGCCTGGCCTTGCCACCTGCGGCCAGCACCGCCACCGGGTCCCGCCGCCTCTCCGTGCAGCCGGGCACCTCTGGGACAGAGGGCAGCGGTGATGGGGGACAGCGGTCACCGGCGGCTGGGGCCAGCGCATCCCGCCCCAACGTtactgggctgctgctgctctctgggctCGCGTACGCCTCATCCCGCTGTGTGGCCGTGGAGGTCTGGGCACCCTTGGGCCCCACTCTGCACGGCCGAACCGTG ggctgggtgaTCTTCCGGTGCTTCGAGGCGCCGCTGGGCTCTGAACTCCACGTCTCGGCATACATGAACTCGCGGGGCCGGCAGAggctgagccagcagcagcGGGTGCCAG ACTGTTCGTGGCCcgcagcacaggctgctgtaCCCCAGTGCCAAG TGCCCAGGCTGCGGGTCTCCCCAGGGCAGAAGGAGGTGGTTGTAGAGGTGGAGGGGGCTGCAGTAGGGCACAGCTACACACTCCGGCTCTACCACAACCACAGCCATGGCACCAGTGGGCCGGGGCGTGTGGTAACCACG AGCAGTCCCATGAATTATGTCCTGCCCGCTGATGAGGtgctgccctgcctctgcctgcag GTCTGGCCAGAAACTCGGGACCCACTGCGGACCACCCTGTGCCCTTTCTATCATG atgcTGAGGCTTGGGAGCGACTGTGGGCACAGAGCCAGCTGGTCCTGCACGTCGAGGGGCAGGTGCTGACCTGCTCCCTCTCAGCCCCCTGTGAcctcctggctgagctggtgCCCTGCTGGCAGCCGGTGCCCTCTGGGCCCTGCCAACCCCTCCCTGGCCTGCAGCAGCCTGCCGGGGGGAAG GGACCCCAGGAGTTTGGAGAGCTGCGTCCACACCCCAACCTCTGCGTGCAG GTGTGGAGCGGTGGGCAGGTCCGGCTGACCCAGTGCCTGCGGGACC GAGCGCTGCCCGGCCGCCCCGATgacctcctgctgctggagcacgGGGGGAATGCCTCGCTGTGTGCCGTGGAGCGGGGTGCCTGCACACCCCTTGCCAGCTTCACCAGCAGG ggagcagggcaccctgggctgctggagcaggatctgCAGCAGGACGTGGCagtggggcagtgccagcag CTGTGGCACCCGTCAAACAGAACTGGGGTTGTGCTCTGGGCCTGTCCCCTGCACAAGT ACCTGCGTACCCACTGGGCACTGGTGTGGATGGGAGTGCTACTGGGAGCCGCCTGTCTCTTACTGCTGCTCTTGTTGAAGAAGGAGGACGTGAAAG gaTGGCTGAAATCCCTGAGGGCTGGCTATGGCTCCAAGG GTGTGCTGCAAGGCCGGcgggcactgctgctgcacgCGGCAGAGCCGGTGGCGGAGCGGGCAGCGTGTGCCTTGATGGCAGCTCTGCAGTCACTGGGGCTGACGGTGGTGGCAGCGCCGGGGGGTGGCAGTGGGGTAGCAGCTCTGGGGCCACTGCCCTGGCTGCACGCCCAGCACCACCGGGCACTGCGTGACAAGGACACCATCATCCTGCTCCTCTCTCCGGCAGCCgtggctgctgcacagcagTGGGATGCCGGGGCCAGGGTTGTGCCAGAGTCTGGGGCTGCTGAAAGCAGCCTTGGGCCCCGGCAGAACCCTGTCCCTGATGATGTCCCCTCTGTGGCACCCTGCGAGGTGTTTGCGGCGGCTCTGTCCTGTGCCATGCCAGTGCTGGCGGTGGCCAACGGGCACTACGTGGTGGCTCGGCTGGAGGCCTTGGTGCCGGCAGTGCCCCCAGCGCTGCGGGCAGCCCCTGCCTTCGCCGTGCCCAGCCAGATGGAGGGGTTCTTGCGGGCACTGGcaggcccagctcagcagaggGGCCGGTGTCTAGAGCCGTACGTGGCGGCGGTGGCCGAGGCTCTGCAGCGGGCGGTAGGACAATAA
- the CRELD1 gene encoding protein disulfide isomerase CRELD1 isoform X2 produces the protein MAPLPRSPRRGGPGLRAALLGAALLAGVLLAVHADPDSHRDGAEPCRACRGLADSFVRGLERTEHEGFGGGNTAWEEEKLSKYQHSETRLLEVLEGVCAPSDFACHQLLERSEEHVEQWWFHEQQQHPDFFQWLCVDRLMLCCPPGTYGPDCRSCAGGPQQPCSGNGRCDGDGTRRGTGLCVCSPGYGGPFCAECGDGYYEASRNKSHLVCAECYQACGRCTGPEDSSCLRCKRGWVLHEHRCIDIDECGTEMAHCRANQYCVNTEGSYECRDCSTACIGCMGAGPARCKKCNKGYWRDGAKCLDVDECASAEEPVCTGVQEVCENTEGSYRCVCAQGHVRRDGQCVEDKPPE, from the exons ATGGCGCCGCTGCCGCGCTCGCCCCGGCGCGGGGGGCCCGGGCTGCGGGCCGCCCTCCTCGGGGCCGCCCTCCTCGCGGGGGTCCTGCTCGCCGTTCACGCCGACCCCGACTCCCACCGAGACGGGgccgagccgtgccgagccTGCCGCGGCCTCGCCGACAGCTTCGTCAGG GGCCTGGAGCGGACAGAGCATGAGGGCTTTGGTGGGGGTAACACAGcctgggaggaggagaagctgtcCAAGTACCAGCACAG TGAGACCCGtctgctggaggtgctggagggTGTCTGTGCTCCCTCGGACTTCGCCTGTCACCAACTGCTGGAGCGGAGTGAGGAGCACGTGGAGCAGTGGTGGTTCCATGA gcagcagcagcaccctgacTTTTTCCAATGGCTGTGTGTGGACAGGCTGATGCTTTGCTGCCCGCCCGGCACTTACGGCCCGGACTGCCGGT CCTGTGCCGGCGggccccagcagccctgcagcggCAATGGGCGATGCGATGGTGACGGCACACGCCGCGGCACCGGCCTCTGCGTCTGCAGCCCGGGCTACGGTGGCCCCTTCTGTGCCGAGTGCGGTGATGGCTACTATGAGGCCTCACGGAACAAGAGCCACCTCGTGTGTGCTG AGTGCTACCAGGCGTGCGGGCGCTGCACGGGTCCCGAGGACTCCAGCTGCCTTCGCTGCAAGAGGGGCTGGGTGCTGCATGAGCACCGCTGCATCG ATATCGATGAGTGTGGCACAGAGATGGCGCATTGCCGAGCCAACCAGTACTGCGTCAACACAGAGGGCTCCTACGAGTGCCGAG ACTGCTCCACGGCTTGCATCGGCTGCATGGGCGCCGGGCCGGCTCGCTGCAAGAAATGCAACAAGGGCTACTGGCGGGATGGAGCCAAGTGCTTGG ACGTGGATGAGTGTGCCAGTGCCGAGGAGCCAGTATGCACAGGGGTGCAGGAGGTGTGTGAGAACACAGAGGGCAGCTACCGGTGCGTCTGTGCCCAGGGCCACGTCCGCCGAGACGGGCAGTGCGTTGAGGACAAGCCCCCTG aatGA
- the PRRT3 gene encoding proline-rich transmembrane protein 3 has product MAAAQLVTWGMLLATGVPAKAQGVLPAGLSLGGDPLHSPAWGQQRPGPSPTWEASGEPSGAGAPRSERWGVKHPVHWSLPLEAGNGTRAPLEMETTMTGADTMVWRDGSTVPAVTEELFVAWQGHEAEGQDSSLPHGSALSTPGPEVPMDRGADSAGPPWAGQGLSLSRHSISKTVGTPSPQPTVSTTDLDPTLAAGMRTAGHTAAEGHTVVRGLSQDAQRTSASSQSVPLGTAPVSDPTGMGPDWGLHASPGSVQLVGSWGDTGEPPSPSPALPSSAPELRHTARSWGLAEPWTRALPSHQRSTRRAPLSHATTSPGDAGPRTDPGTTGQRGPQPVPGSVLSTGPAPPPASSTATPGTPSRGLLPEEDVGSPQQVRGAVGPVSVPNATKTTPQPTAHPTTGTLGTRHPDTPGTQTPGSSTATPSATWRRAEVTPQPVPRDPSSPQPHSTTRAPPAPGANATGLRWAELQHQLGFSWEAHVYGAAAVFLLLALGCLAGLAGTAILRPPHLFHIAGAHGLLLAACLLRATFLLLDPYGARGRLPTAALLLLNTAPFPLLLAAFALLLQRLQRLAQLQLLPSRLRGLPALGAVAALQSAVMGAADLLPPRRGLGAALGLQALGCAAGALLLLAGLWGCWRLLREPCEGPGPQPGPRALLAAAVAGLPVCGLQLFGAVWLRGVLGPHGRFSRPSWAAQLWLRIGELGTALALLAAAAEPVRCRCRRRSPAGHSCWAKALRYFCAGRKAEAPEYPNNCYDWAGGSTGGTGAERTPANDISKNLIRNPAEQLPLRALKDSNEVWAAGTGMPGLSPKCPNVLAARSCAAFEQGSSPSLGELIFRPPSPIDLRRSIDQALCRRHLLHDGLFGRARRGSGSSLHGSPAPDKTPSLGRMVRCSSLTELPGPRQPHGTVTVTVTASASSLESSSLKISWNPWRHGLSSPDSLPLDEAPSRAPLLEPAAAPGGEREGPRAFPALGRAVDSRSLSSDTIEL; this is encoded by the exons atggctgcagcacagcttgtCACCTGGGGGATGCTCCTGGCCACCGGAGTCCCTGCCAAGGCCCAGGgggtgctgccagcagggctgtcctTAGGTGGGGACCCcttgcacagccctgcctggggacagcagcggcCAGGCCCATCCCCCACCTGGGAGGCATCGGGGGAGCCGAGTGGTGCCGGGGCCCCAAGGAGTGAGCGCTGGGGGGTCAAGCACCCCGTGCACTGGTCCTTGCCACTGGAGGCAGGGAATGGCACCAGGGCACCCCTGGAGATGGAAACCACTATGACAGGCGCTGATACCATGGTCTGGAGGGATGGCAGCACAGTCCCGGCTGTGACAGAGGAGCTATTCGTTGCCTGGCAAGGGCACGAAGCTGAAGGCCAGGACAGCTCCCTGCCCCATGGCTCTGCACTGAGTACACCGGGCCCTGAGGTGCCCATGGACAGAGGGGCAGACTCTGCAGGGccaccctgggcagggcagggcctcTCCCTGTCCAGGCACAGCATCTCCAAGACAGTcggcacccccagccctcagccAACCGTATCCACCACTGACCTGGACCCCACGCTGGCGGCAGGCATGaggacagcaggacacacagcagcagagggacACACAGTGGTCCGGGGCCTCTCTCAGGATGCACAACGCACTTCAGCCAGCAGCCAGTCGGTCCCgctgggcacagcccctgtCTCTGATCCCACAGGCATGGGGCCAGACTGGGGTCTCCatgccagccctggctctgtgcagctggtgggcagctggggggacacgggagagccccccagcccctccccggctctgcccagctctgccccagagcTGCGCCACACTGCCCGGTCCTGGGGGCTGGCTGAGCCCTGGACTCGAGCGCTCCCGTCCCACCAGCGCAGCACCCGGAGGGCTCCACTCAGCCACGCCACCACCAGCCCCGGCGATGCGGGCCCCCGGACAGACCCTGGGACTACGGGGCAGCGGGGACCCCAGCCCGTCCCAGGGTCTGTCCTCAGCACCGGCCCCGCGCCACCTCCCGCCTCCAGCACGGCCACCCCCGGTACCCCGAGCAGAG GGCTGCTGCCCGAGGAGGACGTCGGCTCCCCGCAGCAGGTCCGGGGCGCCGTGGGCCCTGTGAGCGTCCCAAATGCCACCAAAACGACCCCACAGCCAACGGCACATCCCACCACGGGGACGCTCGGGACAAGGCACCCAG ACACGCCGGGGACACAGACCCCAGGCTCCAGCACTGCGACCCCCTCGGCCACGTGGCGACGGGCAGAGGTGACGCCTCAGCCAGTCCCCCGAGATCCATCATCGCCGCAGCCCCACTCCACGACCCGTGCACCCCCGGCGCCGGGGGCCAACGCGACCGGGCTGCGCTGGGCcgagctgcagcaccagctgggCTTCTCCTGGGAGGCTCATGTCTACGGAGCGGCTGCCGTCTTCCTGCTGCTGGCGCTGGGCTGCCTGGCCGGGCTGGCGGGGACAGCCATCCTGCGGCCCCCACACCTTTTCCACATTGCGGGGGCCCAcgggctgctgctggccgcctGCCTGCTGCGGgccaccttcctgctgctggatcCCTATGGGGCACGGGGCCGTCTGCCCACTgcggccctgctgctgctcaacACAGCGCCTTTCCCCCTGCTGCTCGCCGCCTTCGCCCTGCTGCTCCAGCGGCTGCAGCGCCTGGcgcagctccagctgctgccatcGCGGCTGCGGGGGCTGCCGGCGCTGGGGGCTGTGGCGGCCCTGCAGAGCGCGGTGATGGGGGCTGCCGACCTGCTGCCGCCGCGGCGGGGGCTCGGAGCCGCGCTGGGGCTGCAGGCGCTGGGATGCGCGGcgggggctctgctgctgctggcggggctctgggggtgctggcGGCTGCTGAGGGAGCCCTGCGAGGGGCCGGGGCCGCagccggggccgcgggcgcTTCTGGCAGCGGCGGTGGCGGGGCTGCCGGTCTGCGGGCTGCAGCTCTTCGGCGCTGTGTGGTTGCGAGGAGTCCTGGGGCCCCACGGGCGCTTCTCCCGGCCCAGTTGGGCGGCACAGCTCTGGCTGCGGATCGGCGAGCTGGGCACGGCCCTGGCGCTGCTGGCGGCCGCCGCCGAGCCCGTGcgctgccggtgccgccgccggaGCCCCGCCGGGCACTCCTGCTGGGCTAAGGCGCTGCGCTACTTCTGCGCCGGCCGCAAAGCTGAAGCACCCGAATACCCCAACAACTGCTACGACTGGGCCGGCGGCAGCACCGGCGGCACCGGTGCGGAGCGGACACCCGCCAATGATATCTCCAAGAACCTCATCCGCAACCCGGCGGAGCAGCTGCCCCTGCGGGCTCTGAAGGACAGCAACGAGGTCTGGGCAGCCGGCACCGGGATGCCGGGGCTGAGCCCCAAGTGCCCAAACGTGTTGGCCGCCCGCTCCTGCGCCGCCTTTGAGCAGGGCTCGTCCCCCTCCTTGGGAGAGCTGATCTTCCGCCCGCCGTCCCCCATCGACCTGCGCCGCAGCATCGACCAGGCGCTCTGCCGCCGCCACCTCCTGCACGACGGCCTCTTCGGCCGGGCCCGCCGCGGCTCCGGCTCCTCACTGCACGGCTCCCCAGCCCCTGACAAGACCCCCAGCTTGGGGCGCATGGTGCGCTGCAGCTCGCTCACGGAGCTGCCCGGCCCCCGCCAGCCCCACGGGAccgtcactgtcactgtcaccgcCTCAGCCAGCTCGCTGGAGAGCAGCTCGCTGAAGATCAGCTGGAACCCCTGGCGCCATGGGCTGTCCTCGCCCGACAGCCTGCCCCTGGACGAGGCGCCCAGCCGGgcccctctcctggagcccGCTGCAGCCCCCGGCGGGGAGCGCGAGGGTCCCCGCGCCTTCCCAGCCCTCGGCAGGGCGGTGGATTCCCGCAGCCTCTCCAGCGACACCATTGAGCTCTGA
- the IL17RC gene encoding interleukin-17 receptor C isoform X2, whose product MHALGPLLLGLVLVLGSAGGRGDPRDSLACSQGLTCRLLDTDVLCGTEPPGPRQELALARLRLEPALRCTEPKACVPCLEARVRLALPPAASTATGSRRLSVQPGTSGTEGSGDGGQRSPAAGASASRPNVTGLLLLSGLAYASSRCVAVEVWAPLGPTLHGRTVGWVIFRCFEAPLGSELHVSAYMNSRGRQRLSQQQRVPVPRLRVSPGQKEVVVEVEGAAVGHSYTLRLYHNHSHGTSGPGRVVTTQSSPMNYVLPADEVLPCLCLQVWPETRDPLRTTLCPFYHDAEAWERLWAQSQLVLHVEGQVLTCSLSAPCDLLAELVPCWQPVPSGPCQPLPGLQQPAGGKGPQEFGELRPHPNLCVQVWSGGQVRLTQCLRDRALPGRPDDLLLLEHGGNASLCAVERGACTPLASFTSRGAGHPGLLEQDLQQDVAVGQCQQLWHPSNRTGVVLWACPLHKYLRTHWALVWMGVLLGAACLLLLLLLKKEDVKGWLKSLRAGYGSKGVLQGRRALLLHAAEPVAERAACALMAALQSLGLTVVAAPGGGSGVAALGPLPWLHAQHHRALRDKDTIILLLSPAAVAAAQQWDAGARVVPESGAAESSLGPRQNPVPDDVPSVAPCEVFAAALSCAMPVLAVANGHYVVARLEALVPAVPPALRAAPAFAVPSQMEGFLRALAGPAQQRGRCLEPYVAAVAEALQRAVGQ is encoded by the exons ATGCACGCACTGGGGCCgctcctgctggggctggtgctggtgctggggtcGGCGGGTGGCCGTGGGGACCCCCGCGACAGCCTAGCCTGCTCCCAG GGCCTCACCTGCCGCCTCTTGG ACACCGATGTGCTGTGCGGGACGGAGCCCCCGGggcccaggcaggagctggcccTGGCTCGGCTGCGGCTGGAGCCGGCTCTGCGCTGCACCGAGCCCAAGGCCTGTGTGCCCTGCCTGGAGGCACGAGTGCGCCTGGCCTTGCCACCTGCGGCCAGCACCGCCACCGGGTCCCGCCGCCTCTCCGTGCAGCCGGGCACCTCTGGGACAGAGGGCAGCGGTGATGGGGGACAGCGGTCACCGGCGGCTGGGGCCAGCGCATCCCGCCCCAACGTtactgggctgctgctgctctctgggctCGCGTACGCCTCATCCCGCTGTGTGGCCGTGGAGGTCTGGGCACCCTTGGGCCCCACTCTGCACGGCCGAACCGTG ggctgggtgaTCTTCCGGTGCTTCGAGGCGCCGCTGGGCTCTGAACTCCACGTCTCGGCATACATGAACTCGCGGGGCCGGCAGAggctgagccagcagcagcGGGTGCCAG TGCCCAGGCTGCGGGTCTCCCCAGGGCAGAAGGAGGTGGTTGTAGAGGTGGAGGGGGCTGCAGTAGGGCACAGCTACACACTCCGGCTCTACCACAACCACAGCCATGGCACCAGTGGGCCGGGGCGTGTGGTAACCACG CAGAGCAGTCCCATGAATTATGTCCTGCCCGCTGATGAGGtgctgccctgcctctgcctgcag GTCTGGCCAGAAACTCGGGACCCACTGCGGACCACCCTGTGCCCTTTCTATCATG atgcTGAGGCTTGGGAGCGACTGTGGGCACAGAGCCAGCTGGTCCTGCACGTCGAGGGGCAGGTGCTGACCTGCTCCCTCTCAGCCCCCTGTGAcctcctggctgagctggtgCCCTGCTGGCAGCCGGTGCCCTCTGGGCCCTGCCAACCCCTCCCTGGCCTGCAGCAGCCTGCCGGGGGGAAG GGACCCCAGGAGTTTGGAGAGCTGCGTCCACACCCCAACCTCTGCGTGCAG GTGTGGAGCGGTGGGCAGGTCCGGCTGACCCAGTGCCTGCGGGACC GAGCGCTGCCCGGCCGCCCCGATgacctcctgctgctggagcacgGGGGGAATGCCTCGCTGTGTGCCGTGGAGCGGGGTGCCTGCACACCCCTTGCCAGCTTCACCAGCAGG ggagcagggcaccctgggctgctggagcaggatctgCAGCAGGACGTGGCagtggggcagtgccagcag CTGTGGCACCCGTCAAACAGAACTGGGGTTGTGCTCTGGGCCTGTCCCCTGCACAAGT ACCTGCGTACCCACTGGGCACTGGTGTGGATGGGAGTGCTACTGGGAGCCGCCTGTCTCTTACTGCTGCTCTTGTTGAAGAAGGAGGACGTGAAAG gaTGGCTGAAATCCCTGAGGGCTGGCTATGGCTCCAAGG GTGTGCTGCAAGGCCGGcgggcactgctgctgcacgCGGCAGAGCCGGTGGCGGAGCGGGCAGCGTGTGCCTTGATGGCAGCTCTGCAGTCACTGGGGCTGACGGTGGTGGCAGCGCCGGGGGGTGGCAGTGGGGTAGCAGCTCTGGGGCCACTGCCCTGGCTGCACGCCCAGCACCACCGGGCACTGCGTGACAAGGACACCATCATCCTGCTCCTCTCTCCGGCAGCCgtggctgctgcacagcagTGGGATGCCGGGGCCAGGGTTGTGCCAGAGTCTGGGGCTGCTGAAAGCAGCCTTGGGCCCCGGCAGAACCCTGTCCCTGATGATGTCCCCTCTGTGGCACCCTGCGAGGTGTTTGCGGCGGCTCTGTCCTGTGCCATGCCAGTGCTGGCGGTGGCCAACGGGCACTACGTGGTGGCTCGGCTGGAGGCCTTGGTGCCGGCAGTGCCCCCAGCGCTGCGGGCAGCCCCTGCCTTCGCCGTGCCCAGCCAGATGGAGGGGTTCTTGCGGGCACTGGcaggcccagctcagcagaggGGCCGGTGTCTAGAGCCGTACGTGGCGGCGGTGGCCGAGGCTCTGCAGCGGGCGGTAGGACAATAA
- the CRELD1 gene encoding protein disulfide isomerase CRELD1 isoform X1, with translation MAPLPRSPRRGGPGLRAALLGAALLAGVLLAVHADPDSHRDGAEPCRACRGLADSFVRGLERTEHEGFGGGNTAWEEEKLSKYQHSETRLLEVLEGVCAPSDFACHQLLERSEEHVEQWWFHEQQQHPDFFQWLCVDRLMLCCPPGTYGPDCRSCAGGPQQPCSGNGRCDGDGTRRGTGLCVCSPGYGGPFCAECGDGYYEASRNKSHLVCAECYQACGRCTGPEDSSCLRCKRGWVLHEHRCIDIDECGTEMAHCRANQYCVNTEGSYECRDCSTACIGCMGAGPARCKKCNKGYWRDGAKCLDVDECASAEEPVCTGVQEVCENTEGSYRCVCAQGHVRRDGQCVEDKPPDAPEKGFFDDVTDDEVVVLQQMFFGVMICALATLAAKGDMVFTAIFIGAVAAMAGYWLSDRSDRVLDGFMKGR, from the exons ATGGCGCCGCTGCCGCGCTCGCCCCGGCGCGGGGGGCCCGGGCTGCGGGCCGCCCTCCTCGGGGCCGCCCTCCTCGCGGGGGTCCTGCTCGCCGTTCACGCCGACCCCGACTCCCACCGAGACGGGgccgagccgtgccgagccTGCCGCGGCCTCGCCGACAGCTTCGTCAGG GGCCTGGAGCGGACAGAGCATGAGGGCTTTGGTGGGGGTAACACAGcctgggaggaggagaagctgtcCAAGTACCAGCACAG TGAGACCCGtctgctggaggtgctggagggTGTCTGTGCTCCCTCGGACTTCGCCTGTCACCAACTGCTGGAGCGGAGTGAGGAGCACGTGGAGCAGTGGTGGTTCCATGA gcagcagcagcaccctgacTTTTTCCAATGGCTGTGTGTGGACAGGCTGATGCTTTGCTGCCCGCCCGGCACTTACGGCCCGGACTGCCGGT CCTGTGCCGGCGggccccagcagccctgcagcggCAATGGGCGATGCGATGGTGACGGCACACGCCGCGGCACCGGCCTCTGCGTCTGCAGCCCGGGCTACGGTGGCCCCTTCTGTGCCGAGTGCGGTGATGGCTACTATGAGGCCTCACGGAACAAGAGCCACCTCGTGTGTGCTG AGTGCTACCAGGCGTGCGGGCGCTGCACGGGTCCCGAGGACTCCAGCTGCCTTCGCTGCAAGAGGGGCTGGGTGCTGCATGAGCACCGCTGCATCG ATATCGATGAGTGTGGCACAGAGATGGCGCATTGCCGAGCCAACCAGTACTGCGTCAACACAGAGGGCTCCTACGAGTGCCGAG ACTGCTCCACGGCTTGCATCGGCTGCATGGGCGCCGGGCCGGCTCGCTGCAAGAAATGCAACAAGGGCTACTGGCGGGATGGAGCCAAGTGCTTGG ACGTGGATGAGTGTGCCAGTGCCGAGGAGCCAGTATGCACAGGGGTGCAGGAGGTGTGTGAGAACACAGAGGGCAGCTACCGGTGCGTCTGTGCCCAGGGCCACGTCCGCCGAGACGGGCAGTGCGTTGAGGACAAGCCCCCTG ATGCCCCAGAGAAGGGCTTCTTTGATGACGTGACTGATGACGAGGTGGTGGTGCTGCAGCAGATGTTCTTTGGTGTGATGATCTGTGCCCTCGCCACGCTGGCTGCCAAGGGCGACATGGTCTTCACCGCCATCTTCATTGGCGCCGTGGCCGCCATGGCCGGCTACTGGCTCTCTGACCGCAGTGACCGTGTCCTCGATGGCTTCATGAAGGGCAGAtag